A genomic region of Glycine max cultivar Williams 82 chromosome 15, Glycine_max_v4.0, whole genome shotgun sequence contains the following coding sequences:
- the LOC102668510 gene encoding repetitive proline-rich cell wall protein 1, protein MASLSSLLVLLLAALILSPQVLADDSKFPGEEQPVYKFPLDEKIPDYKPSSYNPPDYKSPSYNPPGYKSPSYKPPSYNPPVYKAPSYNSPDYKSPSYNPPSYKPPVYNPPSYNPPSYKTPSYNPPVYKSPSYNPPGYKAPSYNPPAYESPSYNPPGYKAPSYNPPAYKSPSYNPPGYKAPSYNPPAYQPPSYNPPGYKAPTYNPPAYKSPSYNPPIYKPPSYNPPGYKAPSYNPPSYKSPSYNPPVYKAPVYKSPSYNPPGYKAPSYNPPVYKPPSYNSPDYKPPSYNPPVYKSPSYNSPDYKTPDYKPPSYNPPYGKSPYPKYPPGSN, encoded by the coding sequence ATGGCTTCCTTAAGCTCCTTATTAGTGCTGCTCCTTGCAGCTCTCATTCTCTCCCCTCAAGTTCTTGCCGATGACAGCAAGTTCCCAGGAGAGGAACAACCAGTTTACAAGTTCCCACTTGATGAGAAGATACCTGACTACAAACCCTCGTCTTATAATCCACCTGATTACAAATCACCATCTTACAATCCACCAGGTTACAAGTCACCATCTTACAAGCCACCTTCCTACAATCCACCAGTTTATAAAGCACCATCTTATAATTCACCAGATTACAAGTCACCTTCTTATAATCCACCAAGTTACAAACCACCAGTTTACAACCCACCTTCCTACAATCCACCAAGTTACAAAACACCATCTTATAATCCACCAGTTTACAAGTCACCTTCCTACAATCCACCAGGTTACAAAGCACCATCTTATAATCCACCAGCTTACGAGTCACCTTCCTATAATCCACCAGGTTACAAAGCACCATCTTATAATCCACCAGCTTACAAGTCACCTTCCTATAACCCACCAGGTTACAAAGCACCATCTTATAATCCACCAGCTTACCAGCCACCTTCATACAATCCACCAGGTTACAAAGCACCAACTTATAATCCACCAGCTTACAAGTCCCCTTCCTATAATCCACCAATTTACAAGCCACCTTCCTACAATCCACCAGGTTACAAAGCACCATCTTATAATCCACCATCTTACAAGTCACCTTCCTATAATCCACCAGTTTATAAAGCACCAGTTTACAAGTCACCTTCCTACAATCCACCAGGTTACAAAGCACCATCTTATAATCCACCAGTTTATAAGCCACCTTCCTATAATTCACCTGATTACAAGCCACCTTCCTACAATCCACCAGTTTACAAGTCACCTTCTTATAATTCACCAGATTACAAAACACCTGATTACAAGCCACCTTCCTACAATCCACCATATGGGAAGTCACCTTACCCAAAGTACCCTCCAGGATCCAATTGA